From the genome of Colletotrichum destructivum chromosome 10, complete sequence, one region includes:
- a CDS encoding Putative peptidyl-tRNA hydrolase, with translation MAAPRFLLISLGNPEPYYNTLHSAGHHALANLQKLLGPSQPAFHRGRFGGSSCLASIGPKYVMIQSPAVMNVSGKWVAKAWKETLGARDPADLSLLLVHDDLEEELGFVKTRKWKSSHRGHNGVKSVNACLRQADYPGSEWARICVGIGRPEEREKATVSNYVLKPMSRHQWSTLEANAGPGTLECLLAWEEKLAAAAGK, from the coding sequence ATGGCGGCCCCTCGGTTCCTTCTCATAAGCCTGGGGAATCCTGAGCCATACTACAACACACTTCACTCCGCCGGTCACCACGCCCTCGCCAATCTTCAGAAGCTCTTGGGCCCTTCCCAGCCTGCCTTCCACAGGGGCCGGTTCGGCGGCAGCTCATGCCTGGCCTCCATCGGCCCCAAGTACGTTATGATCCAGAGCCCCGCCGTCATGAACGTCTCTGGCAAATGGGTCGCCAAGGCGTGGAAAGAGACGCTCGGCGCGCGCGACCCGGCCGACCTGAGTCTTCTCCTAGTCCACGATGacctggaggaggagctgggctTCGTCAAGACGAGAAAGTGGAAGAGCAGCCACCGGGGTCACAACGGGGTCAAGAGCGTCAACGCTTGTCTCCGCCAGGCGGACTACCCCGGGTCGGAGTGGGCGAGGATATGCGTTGGTATTGGGCGGCCGGAAGAGCGCGAGAAGGCTACCGTGTCTAACTATGTGCTGAAGCCCATGTCGAGGCACCAATGGTCTaccctcgaggccaacgcAGGGCCTGGGACCCTCGAGTGTCTTCTCGCGTGGGAGGAGAAGTTGGCCGCTGCAGCTGGAAAGTGA
- a CDS encoding Putative GNAT domain, acyl-CoA N-acyltransferase, radical SAM extension, producing the protein MATTTATVTKARSKNDNLPPENERFLRCCADISNALIEDHEAVRDPKNPHKDLNLNALRNKFARKHKLANIPPLTAIIAAIPEHYKKYILPKLIAKPIRTSSGIAVVAVMCKPHRCPHIAYTGNICVYCPGGPDSDFEYSTQSYTGYEPTSMRAIRARYDPFEQARGRVDQLKSLGHSVDKVEYIIMGGTFMSLPVPYREDFIAQLHNALSGYQTSNVDEAVEASEMSNIKCVGITIETRPDYCWQPHLTDMLRYGCTRLEIGVQSLYEDVARDTNRGHTVAAVAETFCLAKDAGFKVVSHMMPDLPNVGMERDLDQFREYFENPAFRTDGLKIYPTLVIRGTGLYELWRTGRYQNYTPNGLIDLVARILALIPPWTRIYRVQRDIPMPLVTSGVENGNLRELALARMKDFGTTCRDVRTREVGVNEVKNKIRPNQIELVRRDYTANGGWETFLAYEDPKQDILVALLRLRKCTEKYTYREELVGQPTSLVRELHVYGTAVPVHARDPKKFQHQGFGTLLMEEAERIARDEHGSEKISVISGVGVRSYYAKLGYWLDGPYMSKWLDGRPGPDEAT; encoded by the exons ATGGCCACCACAACCGCTACCGTCACCAAGGCGCGGTCCAAGAACGACAATCTGCCGCCCGAGAACGAGCGCTTCCTGCGATGCTGCGCGGATATCTCAAATGCCCTGATCGAAGACCACGAGGCCGTCAGAGACCCCAAAAACCCGCACAAGGACCTGAACCTAAACGCCCTGCGTAACAAGTTTGCGAGGAAGCACAAGCTTGCCAACATCCCGCCGCTGACTGCGATTATCGCGGCAATCCCCGAGCACTACAAGAAGTACATCTTGCCGAAGCTCATTGCGAAGCCGATTC GAACATCGTCGGGAATCGCAGTGGTGGCTGTCATGTGCAAACCCCACCGATGCCCGCACATCGCTTACACGGGCAACATCTGCGTCTACTGTCCCGGCGGACCCGACTCCGACTTCGAGTACAGCACACAATCCTACACTGGATATGAACCCACGTCAATGCGAGCAATCCGGGCACGGTACGATCCGTTCGAGCAGGCCCGCGGCCGTGTCGACCAGCTCAAGTCCCTGGGCCACTCCGTTGACAAAGTCGAATACATCATCATGGGCGGCACTTTCATGTCCCTGCCGGTCCCATACCGGGAGGACTTTATCGCCCAACTACACAATGCGCTCAGCGGCTATCAGACGTCCAACGTTGACGAGGCTGTCGAGGCGAGTGAAATGAGCAACATCAAATGCGTCGGCATCACGATCGAAACTAGACCGGACTACTGTTGGCAGCCCCATCTGACGGACATGCTGCGGTACGGCTGCACGAGACTGGAAATTGGAGTGCAGTCGCTCTACGAGGACGTTGCGAGGGACACGAACCGCGGACACACCGTCGCCGCAGTCGCCGAGACGTTCTGCTTGGCAAAGGATGCCGGCTTCAAGGTCGTCAGCCACATGATGCCTGACCTGCCCAACGTGGGTATGGAGAGAGATTTGGACCAGTTCCGGGAGTATTTCGAAAACCCTGCGTTCCGCACCGATGGTTTAAAGATCTACCCGACGCTTGTCATCAGAGGCACCGGCCTGTACGAGCTATGGCGGACGGGTCGTTACCAGAACTACACACCCAATGGTCTGATTGACCTTGTCGCGAGGATCTTGGCACTGATTCCGCCATGGACCCGTATCTACCGTGTTCAGAGAGATATCCCCATGCCCCTGGTCACGTCTGGCGTGGAGAACGGCAACTTGCGAGagctggcgttggcgagaaTGAAGGACTTTGGCACGACGTGCCGAGACGTGCGGACACGCGAGGTGGGTGTGAACGAGGTCAAGAATAAGATTAGGCCCAACCAGATCGAGCTCGTCAGACGGGACTACACGGCGAACGGCGGATGGGAGACGTTCCTGGCGTATGAGGACCCGAAGCAGGACATTCTCGTTGCGCTGCTCCGCTTGCGCAAGTGCACCGAGAAGTACACGTAccgcgaggagctcgtcggaCAGCCAACTAGTCTGGTGAGAGAGCTGCACGTGTACGGCacggcggtgccggtgcATGCGCGAGATCCGAAGAAGTTCCAGCATCAAGGCTTCGGCACCCTACTcatggaggaggcggagaggaTCGCAAGGGATGAGCACGGCAGTGAGAAGATTAGTGTCATTTCTGGTGTCGGCGTGAGGAGCTACTACGCCAAGCTCGGATACTGGCTCGACGGGCCGTACATGAGCAAGTGGCTCGATGGCCGGCCCGGACCCGACGAGGCTACCTGA
- a CDS encoding Putative mRNA-decapping enzyme subunit 1, PH-like domain superfamily, giving the protein MSRSTPRKRGHARHSSASGHGPRPVQSDYESDAAHYIDSHPVPVPNPALFNRTNTDLNLSVLRRYLPSINSTLSIAANAVVYTFNPSLPGWDKTGIEGTYFLCMQDPAPGAGPATPRACIFVLNRRGLENVILDLVDVADFEVVDEIYIFRLRGGEEDGSKVMGIWIHADKDDTRVMNAALITETLRHVRIAEEQNAVAGGGPAPQEELGPAMQAIGRRLSLSDLFGAQNGVKG; this is encoded by the coding sequence ATGTCCCGGTCAACCCCTCGCAAACGCGGCCACGCCCGCcactcctccgcctccggcCATGGCCCCCGTCCCGTGCAGTCCGACTACGAgtccgacgccgcccacTACATCGACTCTCACCCGGTCCCCGTCCCGAACCCGGCCCTCTTCAACCGCACGAACACGGACCTCAACCTCTCGGTCCTGCGCCGCTACCTCCCCTCCATCAACTCAACcctctccatcgccgccaacgctGTCGTCTACACCTtcaacccctccctccccggcTGGGATAAGACGGGCATCGAGGGCACCTACTTCCTCTGCATGCAGGACCCGGCCCCGGGCGCCGGCCCCGCGACGCCCCGTGCCTGCATCTTCGTGCTGAACCGTCGCGGTCTCGAGAACGTCATCCTCGACctggtcgacgtcgccgacttcgaggtcgtcgacgagatctACATCTTCCGcctgcgcggcggcgaggaggacggcagcAAGGTCATGGGCATCTGGATCcacgccgacaaggacgacaCGCGCGTTATGAACGCCGCCCTCATCACCGAGACGCTCAGGCACGtccgcatcgccgaggagcagaacgccgtcgccggcggcggtcccGCCCCGCAGGAGGAGCTAGGGCCCGCGATGCAGGCCATCGGACGCCGGCTGAGCCTAAGCGACCTTTTCGGCGCGCAGAACGGGGTCAAGGGCTAG
- a CDS encoding Putative endonuclease/exonuclease/phosphatase, immunoglobulin-like, inositol 5-phosphatase: MAPSETIPSTTSDPVDLTSTPHSLARAVYARRAEYVRPHRIRVKIGTWNVAACPGTDKDLASWFVDGYGLDTTLSKLDVSDHDTVETNPSAATNKESDGADPSASVHLVGGDKIGLYVLGLQEIVDLNMARDYMTRISSDPAPMKKWKEALEEAMPDGYELVAAEQMSGLLLLAYASPEVAPTISNVSTVSVGTGLFGYLGNKGAVTTRMLLGETTRMVFVNCHLASGAEQTYLDRRLWDVGQILTRTQFDPINLAGENDADAEKIGDEDFAFWLGDLNFRVDGLPGNDIRRLLLLHTRGEYDLDKKGRKVIAGEEVYVVKSSKGVDSDDDTSTVDTSLSSPSFDDSVSSLPDPDDFLPDPSDDPASLQATLDSLLPHDQLRRVIREKQAFHDGWREGPITFLPSYKYDVGTVSLFDSSEKQRAPSWCDRILYRTRKDKEEYEQKVKDAEEAKKKDEEMTARGIDHATDDDDVLFSYDPDADGEEMPIGEAGVDYDEYEEDENEPEEVVTKEGFTDRIQLDIYTSHQRIISSDHKPIISVFTLDYDAVVPDLKAKVHAEVAKDLDRAENEGRPLITVILDNPGKQPKGESTSMGLSEAVDLGDIGFRSRHTATLTIANTGRVPAKFAFVEKPTIEEDSDDSSLPAWLSSSFRRTGNHENSEDSPDLGSEVTLEPGETVSGVLEVYVSDISHARALNDGRASLEDILVLRVEDGRDHFIPVHASWLPTCFGRSIDELIRIPDGGIRAFLKSRTEDGSSSIPYDLDVRCAAPKELFKLTEAVETMTARAIADANMIEEHVVPVDKPGWPFDETAWLFQDKESRESQIVALIEALDNDRPLLDALPVEVPSLYRLEVLAEVLLLFLSGLTDGIITAALWAKIELALPHLGTTAVRSSTEVEDDKTSVLDILAMAPNHNIAFVFLTATLSKVVAELAPISRSEVEALTLPKPNRRSLSFRRLTGGNAAADAALARRRARERRVGEVLGKAVCRVGLPARDKERKAVEEKMRGTLEIFVRRPLEDG; the protein is encoded by the coding sequence ATGGCGCCCTCCGAGACCATCCCGTCGACAACATCGGACCCCGTCGACCTCACCTCGACACCCCACTCCCTAGCTCGCGCCGTCTACGCGCGCCGTGCAGAATACGTGCGCCCACATCGCATCCGTGTGAAGATCGGAACATGGAACGTGGCGGCGTGTCCCGGCACCGACAAGGACCTCGCGAGCTGGTTCGTTGACGGGTACGGCCTCGACACGACCCTTTCGAAGCTTGATGTATCCGACCACGACACGGTAGAGACGAACCCTTCGGCCGCCACCAACAAGGAATCGGACGGTGCGGACCCCAGCGCCTCTGTACACCTGGTCGGAGGGGACAAGATTGGGCTGTACGTCCTGGGCTTGCAAGAGATAGTCGATCTGAACATGGCGAGGGACTACATGACCCGCATCTCCTCTGACCCGGCACCGATGAAGAAGTGGAAGGAagcgctcgaggaggccatgcCCGACGGGTACGAGCTTGTCGCCGCGGAACAAATGTCtggcttgctgctgctggcatACGCCTCCCCGGAAGTCGCACCCACGATCAGCAACGTGAGCACCGTCTCTGTCGGGACCGGTTTATTTGGGTACCTCGGAAACAAGGGTGCCGTAACGACTCGGATGCTCCTTGGCGAGACCACACGAATGGTCTTTGTCAACTGTCACCTTGCTAGCGGCGCGGAGCAGACGTACTTGGACCGGAGGCTGTGGGATGTCGGCCAGATCTTGACCCGGACACAGTTCGACCCCATCAACTTGGCCGGCGAGAACGATGCCGACGCGGAGAAGattggcgacgaggacttcGCCTTCTGGCTGGGCGACTTAAACTTCCGTGTCGATGGCCTGCCTGGCAACGACATCCGACGACTGCTTCTGCTGCACACCCGCGGAGAGTACGATCTGGACAAGAAGGGTCGCAAGGTCATCGCAGGCGAGGAGGTGTACGTAGTGAAGAGCTCAAAGGGAGTGGACAGTGACGATGACACCTCTACCGTTGACACAAGCCTATCATCGCCCAGCTTCGACGACTCGGTCAGCTCCTTGCCAGACCCCGACGACTTTCTGCCGGATCCGAGCGACGACCCCGCCTCGTTACAAGCGACACTGGACTCCCTTTTACCGCATGATCAGCTACGGAGGGTGATTAGAGAGAAGCAGGCCTTCCATGATGGATGGCGAGAAGGGCCAATCACGTTCTTGCCATCGTATAAGTATGACGTCGGTACCGTCAGCCTGTTTGACTCGAGCGAGAAGCAAAGAGCTCCAAGTTGGTGCGATCGCATCTTGTACAGAACAAGGAAGGATAAGGAGGAATACGAACAAAAGGTGAAGGATGCAgaggaggcgaagaagaaggacgaggagatgacGGCGCGGGGTATCGACCATGCGacggatgacgacgacgtcctcttCAGTTACGACCCCGATGCTGACGGCGAGGAAATGCCCATCGGCGAAGCCGGGGTCGATTACGACGAGTACGAAGAAGATGAAAACGAGCCGGAAGAGGTTGTGACGAAAGAAGGATTCACGGACAGGATACAGCTCGACATATACACTTCGCACCAGCGGATCATATCTTCAGATCATAAGCCTATCATTTCCGTTTTCACCCTCGACTACGATGCTGTGGTTCCCGacctcaaggccaaggtccaCGCCGAAGTCGCAAAGGACTTGGACCGCGCCGAGAACGAAGGGCGACCCCTGATCACAGTCATCCTGGACAACCCTGGAAAGCAACCCAAGGGCGAAAGTACGTCCATGGGTCTCAGCGAGGCTGTTGACTTGGGCGACATTGGCTTCCGCAGCAGACACACCGCCACCTTGACAATAGCAAACACTGGGCGGGTGCCGGCCAAGTTCGCCTTTGTCGAGAAGCCCACAATAGAAGAAGACTCGGATGATTCCAGCCTACCGGCTTGGCTCAGCTCGTCTTTCAGGCGGACAGGCAACCATGAAAACAGCGAGGATTCACCAGATCTCGGTAGCGAGGTCACGCTAGAGCCGGGCGAGACGGTAAGCGGTGTCTTGGAGGTCTATGTCAGCGACATATCTCACGCACGAGCCCTCAACGACGGCCGCGCCTCACTGGAAGATATCCTAGTGCTTCGGGTGGAAGACGGCAGAGACCACTTCATCCCCGTTCACGCTTCATGGCTCCCGACGTGCTTCGGCCGCTCCATCGACGAGCTCATCCGCAttcccgacggcggcatccgaGCATTCCTCAAGTCTAGAACAGAAGATGGGTCCAGCTCCATCCCGTACGACCTTGACGTCCGCTGCGCTGCCCCAAAGGAGCTGTTCAAACTCACAGAAGCCGTGGAGACCATGACTGCTCGCGCCATTGCCGATGCGAATATGATTGAAGAACACGTCGTTCCCGTCGACAAGCCCGGCTGGCCATTTGACGAGACCGCTTGGTTGTTCCAGGACAAGGAGTCCAGGGAAAGCCAGATCGTCGCCCTGATTGAGGCGCTCGACAACGACCGACCCTTACTCGACGCACTCCCCGTCGAAGTACCGTCCCTTTACCGTCTCGAAGttctcgccgaggtcctgctcctcttccttaGCGGGCTCACCGACGGTATCATTACTGCTGCCCTCTGGGCCAAGATCGAGCTCGCCCTCCCCCACCTCGGTACCACAGCGGTGCGATCGTCcaccgaggtcgaagacgacaagaccTCCGTTCTGGACATCCTCGCCATGGCGCCGAATCACAACATCGCGTTTGTCTTCCTCACGGCGACTCTGTCCAAGGTCGTGGCGGAGCTGGCGCCCATCTCCAggtccgaggtcgaggcgcTGACGCTACCGAAGCCCAACCGTCGGAGCTTGAGTTTCAGGAGGCTGACGGGCGGGAACGCGGCCGCGgacgcggcgctggcgaggaggagggcgcgAGAGAGGAGGGTGGGCGAGGTGCTTGGCAAGGCAGTCTGTCGGGTCGGTCTGCCGGCCAGGGACAAGGAAAGAaaggcggtcgaggagaagatgagggGAACGCTCGAAATTTTTGTGAGGAGGCCGCTCGAGGATGGTTGA